The Flavobacterium sp. 1 genome contains the following window.
TGAAAATTGCCGTCTAGTAAATAATCATTTATAACAGTTCTTGCCTCTATTGCCCAATCGAAACCATAATTATCTTTGTCAAAATTATGAAAATCGACCAATCTCAAATTATGGACAATATTTCCGCTGCCAACAATCAAGATTCCTTTGGTTCGTAATGCACTTAGTTTTTGTGCCAATTCAAAATGGTATTGACCTGATTTCGTGTAATCGATACTCATCTGAATTACAGGAATATCAGCATCGGGATATAAATGTTTAATTACACTCCAAGCTCCGTGATCCAAACCCCAATGGTGGTCTAATTCAACAGCCGTTGGCGATAATAATTCTTGTGTTGCGGTGGCTAATTCGGGACTTCCTTTTGCAGGATACTGCACTTGGAATAATTCCTGCGGAAAACCTCCAAAATCATGAATTGTTCTTGGCAGTTCCATCGCGGTAACTTTGGTTCCGCTGGTAAACCAATGTGCCGAAATACATAAAATAGCATTTGGTTTGGGTAATGTTTTGGCCAAATTTCGAAAACCTGTTACAAACTGATTTTCTTCAATAGCATTCATTGGGCTTCCGTGTCCCAAGAATAAGACAGGCATTTTTTCGGTATTCGAAAAAGTACTTGAAATAGTATGTAAATCGTTTAATGTGTTCATTTTCTTTGTTTTTTTTACCGCAGATTCGCAGATTTTTTATAAATCTATAGCTACTATGTATTATTCATTAAGATCTGCGAATCTGCGGTTAAATTTTTAATCATTCCACAAAACTTTCATCTTTAAATCCTATCAAATATAACTTATTTTTGGCACGTGTCATAGCGGTGTACAGCCATCGGATATAATCTCTATCAATACCATTTGGCAAATACGGTTGTTCTATAAAGACAGTATTCCACTGTCCTCCCTGAGATTTATGGCAAGTAATAGCATACGAGAATTTAACCTGCAGTGCGTTGAAATATTCGTTCTCCTTTACTTTTTGGAACTTTTTATATTTAGTGGTTTCGCTCTCATAATCTTTCATCACTTCTTGATACAAACGATTTGATTCTTCGAAAGTTAAAGACGGTGATTCACTTTTTATGGTATCCATCAGAAGAACAGTTTCAAAAGGTTTCTGATTTGGATAATCGATCATTCGGATTTTTACTTTTGCAAATTTAAAACCGTACAATTCTTTTATGCCAAACATTTCCAAAATTTCGATAATATCACCATTGGCAATAAAACCAGCTTCATCCGAATCTTTAAGCCAAAAATAATTATTCTTTACCACCATCAGGAAATCGCCTGTTGATAATTCACTTTCTTTGTCGAGGATTTTTGTTCGAATTTGCTCATTGTATTGATTCGCTCTTTTATTGGAACGAACAATAAAAGCAGTGTCTTCAATACTAAAATTACTGTAAGCCGAGTGAATTGCATCCTGAATGTCGTAACCGTCAACCAAACGGACAATGTCTTTGAATTTTCGAACATTAAATTTGAATTCGGCTATAAAAGTATCTTTCAATAATTCCCTCAATTCGGTTGCATTGTGCAAAATACCTGAATTTTCTTCCTGACGCATTACTTCGTCAAGCTCAATATATTCGACTTCTTTGTTGTAATTTATGCTAAGCGTATGAATGTCCAAAGCCGGGCTTATATCCAAATTTACCGGCGGTAACTGAGCCGTATCACCCAACAGAATCATTTTGCAATTGGTTCCCGAATATACATACGAAATCAAATCATCGAGCAAAGAACCATTTTCATACAATTTGGAATCCGAATTAGTGTCCGAAATCATAGAAGCTTCATCGACTATGAAAATCGTATTTTTATGCTTGTTTTGCTGTAAAGTAAACGAAACGCCTCCACCGGAATTCTTCTTCGGAAAATAGATTTTTTTATGAATTGTAAAAGCTGGTTTGTTCGAATAATTGGCAATTACTTTGGCGGCGCGCCCTGTTGGAGCCAGCAAAACATACTTTTTGTTAATCTCTAATAAACTGTTTACAATGGTCGAAATAACAGTGGTTTTTCCGGTTCCTGCATATCCTTTCAGCACAAAAATGGTCTCATTATGAGTGTCGGTCAAAAAAATAGCTATTTTTTGAAAAAATATATCCTGATTGTATGTTGGCTGAAAAGGAAATTTTCTCTGTAAATGGCTGTAAAATAAGGAGGAATTCATTGGGAATATTTAGATTGCAAAGTAAGGCAATTTCAATGGCAATATCAAAAATCAATGTCAATAACAATTACAATATCAATTGCAAAATTCAATTTTATATTTACTTCCTTTTTTTCTATTGCTATTGCAATTGATTTTTGATATTGCCATTGCCTTTTAAATTCGTAAGTTTGCATTGTCGCAAAAAAATACTATGAACATCAATATAACTGATAAAAAATACAAAAAACTTTCCATTCAGGTTTCACTGACGGGGCTGTCTTTTTGTTGTTTTGACACGCTTCATAACAGGATTGTATCACTGAATGAAATTTATTTTGACACTTTTCATAAATCAACGAAGATTGAAGAATTGTTTTCGAGTGCATTTAGAAATTACCCGGAACTGAATGACCGTTACGATGAAATTCAGGTGATTCATAATAACAATCTTTCGACATTTGTACCCACTGCCCTATTTGACGAAAATTTTCTGGGCAGTTATTTACAGTACAACACCAAGGTTTTTGAAACCGATTTTTTTGCATTTGATGAAATTACGAATTATCAAATGAATACGGTTTATATTCCGTATGTGAATATCAATAACTTTTTTATAGACCAATTTGGTTCTTTTGATTACAGACACGCCAACAGTATATTGGTTTCAAAGCTTTTGGATGCATCCAAAAATAATGATAATAAGAAAATGATCGTACATTTTAATCCTGGTCATTTTGAAATTATTGTAATTCAGAATCAAAAACTGCTTTTATTCAATTCATTCGAATATAAAACTCCCGAGGATTTTATTTACTACCTGCTTTTTACGGCCGAACAGTTAAATATGAATCCAGAAAGTTTTAAACTTGAATTATTAGGAGCCATTTCGGAGGAAGATGATTTTTATAAAATTGCTTTCAAATACATTCGAAATGTGTCCTTTCTTGATGTTGCCGATTTACAAAAAAACAACAGCTTTTCAGAAAGACAAAATCTGCAGCATTTTATACTTTTTAACTCATGAGAATCATATCAGGAAAATACAAAGGAAGACGCATTTTTCCACCAAAAGGGCTCCCCGTTCGGCCTACAACCGACATGAGTAAAGAAGCATTATTCAATGTCTTAAACAATCATTTTAGTTTTGAAGGCCTAAAAATATTGGATTTATTCTCTGGAACCGGTAATATCAGTTTTGAGTTTGCTTCACGCGGAAGTACGCCAATTACCTCAGTTGACGGCGATTTTGGCTGTATAAAATTCATCAAACAAGTGGCATCGGAATATGATTTTAATATAGCGGCCACTAAAAGTGATGTTTTCTCTTTTTTGGAAAAAAGCAAAACAACTTATGATATTATTTTTGCAGATCCTCCTTATGGCTTAGACCAAAAAATTTTTGAGAAAATTGTATTATTAATTTTCGAAAAAGGATTACTGAATGAAGATGGTATGATGGTTATTGAGCATTCGAAATACACCAAACTGGATCACATGATTAATTTTTCTTTTCAAAAAAGTTACGGCGGTTCAATTTTTAGTTTCTTCGAATTGAATAAAGGAAATGAAGAAGAAGTAGATGATGAATCGAGTCGAAAAGACACGGAAGAAGATGAAGGTTAGTATACTACCAAACGATTTTATATAAAATAAAGCCCTTGCTATTGCAGGGGCTCTGGTATTTTAGTAGGTCTTGGTTTTTTAGCCTTTTTAAAAGAAAAATAATAGTTACAGCCTGCTCCAAGTACATTATTTGTATTAATTCTACTAGCTCCACTATGACTTAATTGATTCAAAGCCTTACCCATATCAACATTTTGATAATAGATATTCAAACATAAAGAATCCGTATTATCATTAGAAACACTAATATCAAGACCAACACCAATCCCTAATGAATGTTGCCAATCGGTAATTGTTTCTTTGGTGGTAGTCTTTACATCGTTAGTGTTTAATGAAGTATATTTGCCAACAGCAGTAACTTTAGAAAATGAATATTTCGGCAAAATCACTAGATAGGTATCATTCTGTCCGTTATTATTGATACAAATTTTTGGAGAAAAACTAATATTATAAGCAGAAGCCGACCTCCAAAAAGAATTTGTTATACTGCCTAAATCATTACGTTGCACTGCTTCTTCAATAGTTCCAAATAGAATATTGAGATCTATTTCGGGTTTGATATAATTTTTAACCTTAAATTCAGCACCACAACTAACACCTGCAAAAAAAGATCCTTTAAAATCACTGTGCAAATAACCAGATATTCCTCCAAAGCCCCTAACGTTTTGTGCATTACCATTTAAAGAAATAGTAAGCAGTAAAAATAGAAATATTTTTTTCATTACTTACTATTTACCTATTAACCAACCTAATGTGAAATTTACCACTGGAACTATTTCACTGTTATTTTTGTCAATGTTATAACCAACTCCCCCATTTAGATTTAGATTGAAATTATGCTTATAAGTTCTCTGAAATCCCCAAACAGGAGCAATTGTAAATGAAGCAACCGTTGGCGAAACTGATTTGTTGGAGTTAATAGATTCAAAATTATAAATTGCATTCAAACCAAAAAAATTACCTGAATTACCGAATATTCTTTTTCCATTAGCAGTTCTTTTTTCTAAGTTATAATAATGACGAAACTGCTCATTAACAGTTGGATAATAAGACCAAGTTGAGCCACTAAAACCGCTTTTACTATAGCCTAGACCAAAACTAAATTCAGAATATAGCGTGTTTTTATTGCTAAAGCCGTGCTCGTACACTACACCGGGTAATATTAAATTTATCTTGAATTGATTTTTTTCGACAGATGGAATATCTTGTGCAATAATTTTCATTAAAGGTGTGAAAAATAAAAAAAGAACAAACGAATGCAGTAATTTCATGAAAGCTAGTACTAATAATTAATTTGAATTCAAATGTAATACAATTATTATATTTGAAAAGTATTTGTAGTCATTTAGTATTTTTTTTTTGACATAAATGAGCAATATGAACTTTTATATAATCCTATTGGAATTATCATCAATGTTTTTTTTCTTTAAACTCAGTCGATTTTATTTTACCAAATGAACATTTAACAGGTATTGAAAATTCGTGTGCATCAACCAAGTATCTGGTTGTTGAACTAATAACCTGAGTTCGATTATTCAATAATTTGTTATTTATTGGATATCCTGCAAGGTTTTTTCAACCTTGTAGGTATGAATACTAATGATAAGATACCTACAAGGTCAAAAAAAAGACCTTGCAGGAACATTAACTGATATAATTTATTTGTAAGCAAGTTTTATGCTGTATTAATCGAACTCAGGTTAATATTGTTTATCGTAAAACTTTCTTCATAAATCGTATTTCTAAAAATATAATTATAACTTAAGGTATAATTCTTTTATACCCATAAAAATCAAATGATAAAAAGAGAACAAATTTTGAAGACAATTTGGGGTAATGATGATTTTTTTTAGGAAGAAGTATGGATGTCTATATCAGTAAAATTCGGAAGTATTTCAAAAATGATTCTCGAATAAGCATTGAAAGTGTTCAGAATATTGGATTGGAATTTAAAATAGATAACTAAATTAGTTTTATTTCGACAATTTGTTTAATATCATTTGATAAACTGGAGTTGAAACACCATACTTTATTCCTTCTTTGACAACAAATTCGGTTAGCGAAACTACTTCTGTTTTATGATTGGCTAAAAAATCCCGATGCATAGAAGAAGTAACACCTTGAGGTGATTTTTCTAATTTTATAATAGTCTCTTCAACAATATTGTCTGTAATTTTTAACCCTTTTGCAGAAGCGACCAAAGTAATTTCATTAAGTAAGGAAACATAAACTTGTTTACTCTCAGAATTTGATAAAATTTGACCAATATTTTGATTCAAATAAGAGGTAACTGATGCTAAAGTCGAAATAAAAATGAATTTTTCCCAAACAGTCTCTTCAATATTCACAACATGATAACTTTCGATTTTGGCTCTTTCGAAAATAGATTGAAGTGCTGTTACTTTAGAATCAGAAATTGATCTAGATCCAAAAAACAGTTTTTCATAAGGTCCTATTTTTTTGACAATTCCTGGTGAAACAATCATTGAAACGATATAAACACAACCTTGTAAAACGATATTTTGTGGAAATAATTTATAAATTCGCTCTGTAGCATCAACTCCGTTATAAAGTGGAAGAATAACCGTATTTGGTGTGATACATTTTCTATAGGATTCAAAACTAGTTTCAATATCATAGGTTTTTGTAGCACATATCAGGTAATCGAGTGTTCCTATTAATTCAGGATCGTCAGAAACTAAATTTGGGAAAACAATAGTTTCTCCATCATCGGATAGAATTTTCAAACCTGATTCGGAAATGTTTTTTTGAGTTTCTCCACGAGCAATAAAGATAATTTTTACGGTACTTGATTTAAAATAGGCTTGCGCCAATAATGCTCCAAAATAACCACCTACTCCACCTAAACCTAAAATTCCTATTCTTGTTTTCATTATTTTATATATTAGTTATCAAGGTCCCTTTTGGGTTTTTCGTAGTTGTAATAACAATTAATCCCAAAATTAAGGCACAATTCGTTCCATTTCCCATCACAAACAAAAAAAGGGAGTGTTATTTTAAAAAGCAAAAGGGACTGAGATGAAGATATAAAAAGAAAAATTTCTCGTATTTTTTTAATAAAATAGTAAAAAAAATGAAAAATTTTAAAAAAAAAGCAGACCTATAAGCCGGATTCTGTTCTCGTTATTGCTAACGATACCTTATCATTTATCTAGATCCAGCATTACTGCTGGACTCAAGCTATCTACCCTTCAGCAACGGACGAGAAGCCCTTAAATGCTGATATACTTGATATTTCACCGCATAGAGTTTACCTGGTTTCACTACAGCATTACCTGTACATACTTTCTGTTGCACTTGTCCTAATCTCGTCCGTAAAGACGAGACCGACGGGTGTTACCCGCTATGCTTCTCTATGGTGTCCGGACTTTCCTCCCTCCCGTCCATAAAGACGAGACGACGATAAGGCGGTCTGCATTGCAAATCTACAACATTAATCAAGGTTTATCAAGATTAGGTTTTTTACTTTAACAAGTAATTTGCAACTTGCTACAAATAAAATAGTTATCTTTATTTGTGAATTTTAATTTTGTCAATTATGAAACCAACCTATCATTATACGACCGTTTTGGAAGCTTTAGAGGATTTAAAAGAAAAAGGGTTTGATCATGATTTTAATCTTCATACAGAAGCTATTAAGGCAAATCCGAATGACTACGCAGTGCATCATGTTTATCGCTATGAAGGAGACTCGGATCCAGATGAAGAATCTGTTGTTTATGGCATAATTTCCATTTCAGGAAAAAAAGGAGTTTTTGTGTCTGGTTTTTCGGCAAATTCAGATTATGAAGCGTCACAAATTTTAGAAAAGTTATACATAGAAAGTAACAAGCAATAATTCTATTGTTACTTATAATTCAGGTGAACTTTAAAATAATTCGGTTCAATGTCCTTGTCAGATATAATAATGCAACGGATTCATCAAGAAGGTTCAATATCGTTTCGGGATTTTATGGAGATGGCTTTGTATTATCCTGACTTGGGATATTACGCTTCTTTTCCAAGTAAAATTGGGGCTGATGGAGATTTTTATACTAGCGTTTATCTTTCGGATGCTTTTGGAGCGATGATAGCCCGCCAAATAGAAGAAATGTGGCAAAATTTAGATCGAAACCCTATAAAAATTATTGAATATGGAGCAGGAACAGGTTTATTGTGCCATGATATTTTGGATTATTTAAAAGATAATAATCCTAATCTATATGATGTTTTATCCTATTGCATTATCGAAAAAAGTCCCAGTATGCAAGAAAGAGAAAAAATGCTTTTGAGGGAAAAAGTGACATGGTACGACTCCATTAAAGAAATTCCGCAAATAAATGGCTGTATTTTGTCCAATGAATTGGTTGATAATTTTTCGGTGCACCAAGTGGTTATGGAAGAGCAGTTAATGGAGGTTTTTGTTGATTATTCAGGTGGTTTCATCGAAGTTTTGAAGCCTGCAAATAAGGAACTCATTGATTATTTTGCCAATTTGAATGTAGAATTGCCAAAGGGATTCCGTACAGAAATAAATCTGGAAGCTCGATTCTGGATTGAAGAAATCGCAAAATCCCTGAATAAAGGTTATGTAATCACCATTGACTACGGAGACATTTCCCCGGAATTATATGATAAACATAGAAGTTCCGGCACGCTATTGTGTTATTACAAACACCACAAAAACGACAATCCGTACCAATTTATAGGAGAACAAGATATTACGACTCACGTAAATTTTTCGGATTTAATAAATTGGGGAAATATAAATGGTCTCAATTGCAGTGGAATGACAAATCAAGCTTCATTCCTATTGTCTCTTGGGTTTAAAGAATATCAAAACAAAAGATTAATGAATGTCAAGGGAAATGCATCAATAGCCATGTCAGAATCAAACATAAACTATAGGCTTTTAATGGATATGGGATTTAAATTTAAAGTATTAATTCAAGAGAAGAATGTTCCAAAATATCCACTTTCGGGCCTAAAGACAGTTTAGTTTATGTATTTTCTTCCAAATTATTGTGATTGTCTCCACCAATGCTGTAATGGCTGTTTTCCTCATCTTCGTTTCCTGTGCTTTCGAATTCATCATCGATCTCCGAACCTGGTATGTCCAAATCGCCACCGGACATATCTTCATCAAATTCCTTTTGGTTTAGCTCACTGATTTTGTTGATTTCGACGAGAGCTTTCTTTTTCGAAATGTCTTCAGGGTCGATGTCACTTTCTTTATGGAATTTTCTATAAATATCTTCTTCCGAAGGATACAAAAGAGAATCCGGTAATTTGTTTTTGCCTTCCTTTTTGTGTTCTACACCATTTGTTCTTAACAATTTTTCTATCTCTTTCATGATATCTCCATTTTACT
Protein-coding sequences here:
- a CDS encoding class I SAM-dependent methyltransferase, whose amino-acid sequence is MSLSDIIMQRIHQEGSISFRDFMEMALYYPDLGYYASFPSKIGADGDFYTSVYLSDAFGAMIARQIEEMWQNLDRNPIKIIEYGAGTGLLCHDILDYLKDNNPNLYDVLSYCIIEKSPSMQEREKMLLREKVTWYDSIKEIPQINGCILSNELVDNFSVHQVVMEEQLMEVFVDYSGGFIEVLKPANKELIDYFANLNVELPKGFRTEINLEARFWIEEIAKSLNKGYVITIDYGDISPELYDKHRSSGTLLCYYKHHKNDNPYQFIGEQDITTHVNFSDLINWGNINGLNCSGMTNQASFLLSLGFKEYQNKRLMNVKGNASIAMSESNINYRLLMDMGFKFKVLIQEKNVPKYPLSGLKTV
- the ygiD gene encoding 4,5-DOPA dioxygenase extradiol, which translates into the protein MNTLNDLHTISSTFSNTEKMPVLFLGHGSPMNAIEENQFVTGFRNLAKTLPKPNAILCISAHWFTSGTKVTAMELPRTIHDFGGFPQELFQVQYPAKGSPELATATQELLSPTAVELDHHWGLDHGAWSVIKHLYPDADIPVIQMSIDYTKSGQYHFELAQKLSALRTKGILIVGSGNIVHNLRLVDFHNFDKDNYGFDWAIEARTVINDYLLDGNFQPLIDFEKQSKAFQLAIPTPDHYLPLIYTLGLKGKSEELSLFNDKLVAGSLSMTSVKIR
- a CDS encoding ATP-dependent RecD-like DNA helicase, whose product is MNSSLFYSHLQRKFPFQPTYNQDIFFQKIAIFLTDTHNETIFVLKGYAGTGKTTVISTIVNSLLEINKKYVLLAPTGRAAKVIANYSNKPAFTIHKKIYFPKKNSGGGVSFTLQQNKHKNTIFIVDEASMISDTNSDSKLYENGSLLDDLISYVYSGTNCKMILLGDTAQLPPVNLDISPALDIHTLSINYNKEVEYIELDEVMRQEENSGILHNATELRELLKDTFIAEFKFNVRKFKDIVRLVDGYDIQDAIHSAYSNFSIEDTAFIVRSNKRANQYNEQIRTKILDKESELSTGDFLMVVKNNYFWLKDSDEAGFIANGDIIEILEMFGIKELYGFKFAKVKIRMIDYPNQKPFETVLLMDTIKSESPSLTFEESNRLYQEVMKDYESETTKYKKFQKVKENEYFNALQVKFSYAITCHKSQGGQWNTVFIEQPYLPNGIDRDYIRWLYTAMTRAKNKLYLIGFKDESFVE
- a CDS encoding RsmD family RNA methyltransferase; this encodes MRIISGKYKGRRIFPPKGLPVRPTTDMSKEALFNVLNNHFSFEGLKILDLFSGTGNISFEFASRGSTPITSVDGDFGCIKFIKQVASEYDFNIAATKSDVFSFLEKSKTTYDIIFADPPYGLDQKIFEKIVLLIFEKGLLNEDGMMVIEHSKYTKLDHMINFSFQKSYGGSIFSFFELNKGNEEEVDDESSRKDTEEDEG
- a CDS encoding DUF3822 family protein, with product MNINITDKKYKKLSIQVSLTGLSFCCFDTLHNRIVSLNEIYFDTFHKSTKIEELFSSAFRNYPELNDRYDEIQVIHNNNLSTFVPTALFDENFLGSYLQYNTKVFETDFFAFDEITNYQMNTVYIPYVNINNFFIDQFGSFDYRHANSILVSKLLDASKNNDNKKMIVHFNPGHFEIIVIQNQKLLLFNSFEYKTPEDFIYYLLFTAEQLNMNPESFKLELLGAISEEDDFYKIAFKYIRNVSFLDVADLQKNNSFSERQNLQHFILFNS
- a CDS encoding ketopantoate reductase family protein, producing the protein MKTRIGILGLGGVGGYFGALLAQAYFKSSTVKIIFIARGETQKNISESGLKILSDDGETIVFPNLVSDDPELIGTLDYLICATKTYDIETSFESYRKCITPNTVILPLYNGVDATERIYKLFPQNIVLQGCVYIVSMIVSPGIVKKIGPYEKLFFGSRSISDSKVTALQSIFERAKIESYHVVNIEETVWEKFIFISTLASVTSYLNQNIGQILSNSESKQVYVSLLNEITLVASAKGLKITDNIVEETIIKLEKSPQGVTSSMHRDFLANHKTEVVSLTEFVVKEGIKYGVSTPVYQMILNKLSK